The following coding sequences are from one Rhinoraja longicauda isolate Sanriku21f chromosome 7, sRhiLon1.1, whole genome shotgun sequence window:
- the ube3a gene encoding ubiquitin-protein ligase E3A isoform X2: MKRAAAKHLIERYYHQLTEGCGNEVCTNEFCASCPSFHRMDNNAAAIKALELFKINAKLCDPHPSKKGTSTAYMENSTTSSHNIICCSKTKVNKQDMQSRREDFKDVNYLTEEKVYEILELCGEREDYSPLIRVIGRVFSSADGLVQSFRKAKQHTKEELKSLQGKDEDKDEDEEEKAASARFMDDAEASSSRSFIGGTQSRENNVHRLGPEEISIDIDAVRRVYNKLLSNEKIETAFLNALVYLSPNVECDLTYHNVYSRDPNYLNLFVIVMENSNLHSPEYLEMALPLFCKAMSKLPLPAQAKLIRLWSKYTAAQIRRMVETFQQLITYRVISNEFSSRNLVNDDDAVVAATKCLKIMHYANIVAGDVDIGHNEEEDDEAVAESSEITLQELLGEERRNKKGPRMDPLETELGVKTIDCHKPLVSFEDFINEPLNDVLEMDKDYTFFKVETENKFSFMTCPFILNAVTKNLGLYYDNRIRMYSERRITVLYSLVQGQQLNPYLRLKVRRDYVIDDALVRLEMIAMENPADLKKQLYVEFEGEQGVDEGGVSKEFFQLVVEEIFNPDIGMFTYDESSKLFWFNTSSFETEGQFTLIGIVLGLAIYNNCILDVHFPMVVYRKLLGKKGTLRDLEDSHPVLFQSLKELLEYDGSVEDDMMITFQISQNDLFGTPVMCDLKENGNQIPVTNENRKEFVDLYTEHILNKSVEKQFKAFRRGFHMVTNESPLKYLFRAEEIELLVCGSPNLDFQALEDTTEYDGGYSKNSRIVRDFWDIVQAFSDEQKRLFLQFTTGTDRAPVGGLGKLKMIIAKNGPDSERLPTSHTCFNVLLLPEYYNKEKLSERLLKAITYAKGFGML; the protein is encoded by the exons GAAGCGAGCAGCTGCAAAGCATCTAATAGAACGCTACTACCACCAGTTAACTGAGGGCTGTGGAAATGAGGTCTGCACGAATGAGTTTTGTGCTTCCTGTCCAAGTTTCCATCGTATGGATAACAATGCTGCGGCCATAAAGGCCCTTGAGCTTTTTAAAATTAATGCAAAACTATGTGATCCTCATCCTTCGAAGAAAGGAACAAGCACTGCCTACATGGAAAACAGCACAACGAGCTCTCATAACATCATCTGTTGCTCAAAAACAAAAGTGAATAAGCAAGACATGCAGTCTCGTAGAGAAGATTTTAAAG ATGTGAATTACCTGACAGAGGAAAAAGTGTATGAAATCTTGGAATTGTGTGGAGAGCGCGAAGATTATTCGCCGTTGATACGTGTTATCGGTAGAGTTTTCTCAAGTGCAGATGGCTTGGTGCAGAGTTTCCGAAAGGCTAAACAACACACAAAGGAAGAGCTAAAATCATTACAAGGAAAGGATGAGGATAAAGATGAGGATGAGGAAGAAAAAGCTGCTTCTGCAAGGTTCATGGATGATGCCGAGGCCTCTTCATCAAGAAGCTTCATCGGAGGCACACAGTCAAGAGAAAACAATGTTCATAGATTAGGGCCTGAAGAAATATCTATTGATATTGATGCAGTCAGACGGGTCTATAATAAATTGCTTTCCAATGAAAAGATAGAAACAGCATTTCTAAATGCATTGGTGTACTTGTCGCCAAATGTGGAATGTGATTTGACTTACCATAATGTGTATTCAAGAGATCCTAATTATCTGAACTTGTTTGTTATCGTCATGGAGAACAGCAACCTTCATAGCCCTGAATATCTGGAAATGGCCCTTCCACTTTTTTGCAAAGCCATGAGCAAGCTCCCCCTCCCAGCGCAAGCCAAATTAATTCGCTTATGGTCAAAATACACTGCAGCCCAAATCCGTCGGATGGTGGAAACATTTCAGCAGCTCATTACATATCGGGTCATAAGTAACGAATTCAGTAGTCGAAACCTGGTGAATGATGACGATGCTGTTGTTGCTGCTACAAAATGCTTAAAAATAATGCATTATGCAAACATTGTTGCAGGAGATGTGGATATAGGGCACAATGAGGAAGAGGACGATGAGGCGGTTGCTGAATCCAGTGAAATTACTTTGCAAGAGCTACTAGGTGAAGAGCGGAGAAATAAAAAAGGACCCCGAATGGATCCCCTCGAAACCGAGTTGGGTGTGAAAACAATCGATTGCCACAAGCCACTTGTTTCTTTTGAAGACTTTATTAATGAACCATTAAACGACGTACTAGAGATGGATAAAGACTATACTTTCTTCAAAGTAGAAACAGAGAATAAATTCTCATTTATGACCTGTCCCTTCATTCTAAATGCTGTAACCAAGAATTTGGGACTTTACTATGACAATAGGATACGCATGTATAGCGAGCGGCGAATCACTGTTCTTTACAGCCTTGTCCAGGGGCAACAACTGAACCCTTACCTTCGACTTAAGGTCCGACGTGACTACGTCATAGATGATGCACTTGTTCGG CTGGAGATGATTGCCATGGAAAACCCTGCAGATCTGAAGAAACAGCTCTATGTAGAATTTGAAGGTGAACAAGGTGTGGATGAAGGAGGCGTTTCCAAAGAGTTTTTTCAGCTTGTTGTGGAAGAAATCTTCAACCCTGACATTG gAATGTTCACATATGATGAATCTTCAAAATTGTTCTGGTTCAACACTTCCTCATTTGAGACCGAGGGACAGTTTACTCTAATTGGCATAGTTCTCGGCCTGGCTATTTACAACAACTGTATACTGGATGTGCATTTTCCTATGGTCGTTTACAGAAAATTGCTAGGCAAAAAGGGAACGTTGCGTGACTTGGAAGACTCTCACCCG GTCTTGTTTCAGAGTTTAAAAGAACTTCTTGAATATGATGGCAGTGTCGAGGATGACATGATGATCACTTTCCAAATATCCCAGAATGACTTGTTTGGAACTCCAGTGATGTGCGACTTAAAGGAAAATGGAAATCAGATTCCGGTGACGAATGAAAACAGAAAG GAATTTGTTGATCTTTATACAGAGCACATTCTCAACAAATCAGTAGAAAAGCAGTTTAAAGCGTTTCGAAGAGGTTTCCATATGGTAACCAATGAGTCACCACTCAAGTATTTATTCCGAGCAGAAGAGATTGAGCTACTAGTCTGTGGAAGTCCG AACCTAGATTTTCAAGCACTAGAAGATACCACAGAATATGATGGTGGATATTCCAAGAATTCTCGTATTGTAAG gGATTTCTGGGATATAGTCCAGGCATTTTCGGATGAGCAAAAACGACTCTTTCTGCAGTTTACAACAGGCACAGATCGAGCACCGGTTGGTGGCCTTGGAAAACTTAAGATGATCATAGCTAAGAACGGACCAGATTCTGAGAG GTTACCGACATCTCACACATGTTTTAATGTCCTCCTACTCCCTGAGTATTACAACAAGGAAAAGCTCAGTGAGAGACTACTAAAGGCCATTACCTATGCCAAAGGGTTTGGCATGCTGTAA
- the ube3a gene encoding ubiquitin-protein ligase E3A isoform X1, which yields MNSAEGNSECAPAEANASKQSEPLAENHTASRMKRAAAKHLIERYYHQLTEGCGNEVCTNEFCASCPSFHRMDNNAAAIKALELFKINAKLCDPHPSKKGTSTAYMENSTTSSHNIICCSKTKVNKQDMQSRREDFKDVNYLTEEKVYEILELCGEREDYSPLIRVIGRVFSSADGLVQSFRKAKQHTKEELKSLQGKDEDKDEDEEEKAASARFMDDAEASSSRSFIGGTQSRENNVHRLGPEEISIDIDAVRRVYNKLLSNEKIETAFLNALVYLSPNVECDLTYHNVYSRDPNYLNLFVIVMENSNLHSPEYLEMALPLFCKAMSKLPLPAQAKLIRLWSKYTAAQIRRMVETFQQLITYRVISNEFSSRNLVNDDDAVVAATKCLKIMHYANIVAGDVDIGHNEEEDDEAVAESSEITLQELLGEERRNKKGPRMDPLETELGVKTIDCHKPLVSFEDFINEPLNDVLEMDKDYTFFKVETENKFSFMTCPFILNAVTKNLGLYYDNRIRMYSERRITVLYSLVQGQQLNPYLRLKVRRDYVIDDALVRLEMIAMENPADLKKQLYVEFEGEQGVDEGGVSKEFFQLVVEEIFNPDIGMFTYDESSKLFWFNTSSFETEGQFTLIGIVLGLAIYNNCILDVHFPMVVYRKLLGKKGTLRDLEDSHPVLFQSLKELLEYDGSVEDDMMITFQISQNDLFGTPVMCDLKENGNQIPVTNENRKEFVDLYTEHILNKSVEKQFKAFRRGFHMVTNESPLKYLFRAEEIELLVCGSPNLDFQALEDTTEYDGGYSKNSRIVRDFWDIVQAFSDEQKRLFLQFTTGTDRAPVGGLGKLKMIIAKNGPDSERLPTSHTCFNVLLLPEYYNKEKLSERLLKAITYAKGFGML from the exons GAAGCGAGCAGCTGCAAAGCATCTAATAGAACGCTACTACCACCAGTTAACTGAGGGCTGTGGAAATGAGGTCTGCACGAATGAGTTTTGTGCTTCCTGTCCAAGTTTCCATCGTATGGATAACAATGCTGCGGCCATAAAGGCCCTTGAGCTTTTTAAAATTAATGCAAAACTATGTGATCCTCATCCTTCGAAGAAAGGAACAAGCACTGCCTACATGGAAAACAGCACAACGAGCTCTCATAACATCATCTGTTGCTCAAAAACAAAAGTGAATAAGCAAGACATGCAGTCTCGTAGAGAAGATTTTAAAG ATGTGAATTACCTGACAGAGGAAAAAGTGTATGAAATCTTGGAATTGTGTGGAGAGCGCGAAGATTATTCGCCGTTGATACGTGTTATCGGTAGAGTTTTCTCAAGTGCAGATGGCTTGGTGCAGAGTTTCCGAAAGGCTAAACAACACACAAAGGAAGAGCTAAAATCATTACAAGGAAAGGATGAGGATAAAGATGAGGATGAGGAAGAAAAAGCTGCTTCTGCAAGGTTCATGGATGATGCCGAGGCCTCTTCATCAAGAAGCTTCATCGGAGGCACACAGTCAAGAGAAAACAATGTTCATAGATTAGGGCCTGAAGAAATATCTATTGATATTGATGCAGTCAGACGGGTCTATAATAAATTGCTTTCCAATGAAAAGATAGAAACAGCATTTCTAAATGCATTGGTGTACTTGTCGCCAAATGTGGAATGTGATTTGACTTACCATAATGTGTATTCAAGAGATCCTAATTATCTGAACTTGTTTGTTATCGTCATGGAGAACAGCAACCTTCATAGCCCTGAATATCTGGAAATGGCCCTTCCACTTTTTTGCAAAGCCATGAGCAAGCTCCCCCTCCCAGCGCAAGCCAAATTAATTCGCTTATGGTCAAAATACACTGCAGCCCAAATCCGTCGGATGGTGGAAACATTTCAGCAGCTCATTACATATCGGGTCATAAGTAACGAATTCAGTAGTCGAAACCTGGTGAATGATGACGATGCTGTTGTTGCTGCTACAAAATGCTTAAAAATAATGCATTATGCAAACATTGTTGCAGGAGATGTGGATATAGGGCACAATGAGGAAGAGGACGATGAGGCGGTTGCTGAATCCAGTGAAATTACTTTGCAAGAGCTACTAGGTGAAGAGCGGAGAAATAAAAAAGGACCCCGAATGGATCCCCTCGAAACCGAGTTGGGTGTGAAAACAATCGATTGCCACAAGCCACTTGTTTCTTTTGAAGACTTTATTAATGAACCATTAAACGACGTACTAGAGATGGATAAAGACTATACTTTCTTCAAAGTAGAAACAGAGAATAAATTCTCATTTATGACCTGTCCCTTCATTCTAAATGCTGTAACCAAGAATTTGGGACTTTACTATGACAATAGGATACGCATGTATAGCGAGCGGCGAATCACTGTTCTTTACAGCCTTGTCCAGGGGCAACAACTGAACCCTTACCTTCGACTTAAGGTCCGACGTGACTACGTCATAGATGATGCACTTGTTCGG CTGGAGATGATTGCCATGGAAAACCCTGCAGATCTGAAGAAACAGCTCTATGTAGAATTTGAAGGTGAACAAGGTGTGGATGAAGGAGGCGTTTCCAAAGAGTTTTTTCAGCTTGTTGTGGAAGAAATCTTCAACCCTGACATTG gAATGTTCACATATGATGAATCTTCAAAATTGTTCTGGTTCAACACTTCCTCATTTGAGACCGAGGGACAGTTTACTCTAATTGGCATAGTTCTCGGCCTGGCTATTTACAACAACTGTATACTGGATGTGCATTTTCCTATGGTCGTTTACAGAAAATTGCTAGGCAAAAAGGGAACGTTGCGTGACTTGGAAGACTCTCACCCG GTCTTGTTTCAGAGTTTAAAAGAACTTCTTGAATATGATGGCAGTGTCGAGGATGACATGATGATCACTTTCCAAATATCCCAGAATGACTTGTTTGGAACTCCAGTGATGTGCGACTTAAAGGAAAATGGAAATCAGATTCCGGTGACGAATGAAAACAGAAAG GAATTTGTTGATCTTTATACAGAGCACATTCTCAACAAATCAGTAGAAAAGCAGTTTAAAGCGTTTCGAAGAGGTTTCCATATGGTAACCAATGAGTCACCACTCAAGTATTTATTCCGAGCAGAAGAGATTGAGCTACTAGTCTGTGGAAGTCCG AACCTAGATTTTCAAGCACTAGAAGATACCACAGAATATGATGGTGGATATTCCAAGAATTCTCGTATTGTAAG gGATTTCTGGGATATAGTCCAGGCATTTTCGGATGAGCAAAAACGACTCTTTCTGCAGTTTACAACAGGCACAGATCGAGCACCGGTTGGTGGCCTTGGAAAACTTAAGATGATCATAGCTAAGAACGGACCAGATTCTGAGAG GTTACCGACATCTCACACATGTTTTAATGTCCTCCTACTCCCTGAGTATTACAACAAGGAAAAGCTCAGTGAGAGACTACTAAAGGCCATTACCTATGCCAAAGGGTTTGGCATGCTGTAA